Proteins encoded in a region of the Limanda limanda chromosome 17, fLimLim1.1, whole genome shotgun sequence genome:
- the LOC133023055 gene encoding cytohesin-3-like, whose protein sequence is MAIRRKDSFLWGKAPPLILSPAERRPNETLKLLDDIQKLRLEIDHIKPEIHSSEQTKTVVRNRRFLRGKKKFNMDPKTGFNYLVENDLLEWRAVSVAEFLYKEEGLNKTAIGNVLGEREEMHLEILKAFVELHEFSDLNLVQALRQFLWSFRLPGEAQKIDRMMEAFATRYCDCNPGVFQSTDTCYILSFAIIMLNTSLHNPSVKEKPSLQLFVSMNKGINNGEDLPSELLAKLYASIRSEPFKIPEDDGNDLTLTFFNPDREGWLVKMGGRVKTWRRRWFILTDSCLYYFKYTTDTDPIGIIPLENLSIRKSQDTSKPYCLELYNAKGQKIKACKTENKGRVVQGKHQSYKLSATSAEERDIWLDAIRASVTKAPFYDLVSSRKRRLINNTSS, encoded by the exons ATGGCCATACGCAGAAAAGACAGCTTCCTCTGGGGAAAAG CTCCACCACTGATTCTGTCCCCGGCTGAGAGGAGGCCGAATGAAACCTTGAAGCTGCTGGATGACATTCAG AAGCTGAGGCTGGAGATCGATCACATCAAACCTGAAATCCACAGCTCTGAGCAGAC AAAAACTGTTGTGAGGAACAGAAGATTCTTACgaggaaaaaagaaattcaacatGGACCCCAAAACT GGTTTCAATTACCTGGTTGAAAATGACCTGCTGGAGTGGCGAGCAGTGTCTGTGGCCGAGTTTCTTTACAAAGAGGAGGGACTGAACAAGACGGCTATTGGAAATGTTCTGGGGGAGAG GGAGGAGATGCATCTGGAGATACTGAAAGCCTTCGTGGAGTTGCATGAATTTTCAGACCTGAATCTGGTCCAGGCGCTGAG GCAGTTTCTGTGGAGCTTTCGTCTCCCGGGAGAAGCTCAGAAGATTGACAGGATGATGGAGGCGTTTGCAACTCGCTACTGTGACTGTAACCCAGGGGTCTTTCAGTCCACAG ACACCTGCTACATCCTGTCCTTTGCCATCATCATGCTCAACACGAGTCTCCACAACCCCAGCGTGAAAGAGAAACCCAGTCTGCAGCTATTTGTTTCTATGAACAAAGGCATCAACAACGGGGAGGACCTGCCCTCAGAGCTGCTCGCG AAACTGTATGCGAGCATCCGCAGCGAGCCGTTTAAAATCCCAGAGGATGATGGGAACGACCTGACGTTGACGTTTTTTAATCCAGACAGAGAGGGCTGGCTAGTTAAAATGG GGGGCCGTGTTaaaacgtggaggaggaggtggtttATTTTGACAGACAGCTGCCTCTACTACTTTAAATACACCACA GATACAGATCCGATTGGGATTATTCCTCTGGAGAACCTGAGCATCAGGAAGTCCCAGGACACAAGTAAACCG tATTGTCTGGAGTTATATAACGCCAAAGGACAAAAGATCAAGGCCTGCAAGACGGAGAACAAAGGCAGAGTGGTCCAGGGTAAACACCAGTCCTATAAGCTGAGCGCCACAAGCGCAGAAGAACGGGACATCTGGTTGGACGCCATCAG GGCAAGTGTCACCAAGGCTCCTTTTTATGACCTGGTGTCTTCACGTAAGAGGCGGCTCATCAACAACACGTCTTCATAG
- the fam83fa gene encoding protein FAM83F: MAESQMLCMDDEHVNEKVPESRPEFYYSEEQRAALEQLLRSGDGAFKMRLKEDNVKDFLSAREVKSIRKSFHEYDSESDSEAGDPGKSKGSSSADSGVHSTYWPEMSDTEVPPLDIGWSGSSSQYKGATRVSVYTHPPKESGPHIKEVVRRLIQESHKVVAIVMDLLTDLQILQDLLDASSRRGVAVYTVLEARGVPHFLDMCARLQINAVHLRNLRVRMVKGAGLPMSFGKLPGSLCSKYMLVDGEKVMFGSYSFTWTSSRIDRNTITVMSGQIVDFFDNDFRELYAVSEQVDLYKEFNITKPPIPAPKPKVEKTVPLSVSTSRFQVSVGDSKHINLKVPAHKYHNPKYSLVFGNSMGHTGSLQNLSTHTDSLLGENQRNGLQRNFLPPSREKEEIVSPQSPAPLTEEEGKGSLKNNLFPGTKKQRSSFRHFLKGRGANQCTETIKEGIVTPQSPLPSPKVSETKDIVGDEVEDSFDVIIEKPGALKSKIKKPPKVMQRSMSLQTINTGDEDGLKSRRRNQKKNCIQS; this comes from the exons ATGGCGGAGTCGCAGATGCTGTGTATGGACGACGAACATGTCAACGAGAAGGTCCCGGAGTCCAGACCCGAGTTCTACTACAGCGAGGAGCAGCGAGCGGCCCTGGAGCAGCTGCTCCGGAGCGGGGACGGCGCCTTCAAGATGCGCCTGAAGGAGGACAACGTGAAGGACTTCCTCTCCGCCCGGGAGGTCAAGTCCATCCGCAAGAGCTTCCACGAGTACGACTCCGAGAGCGACTCCGAGGCCGGGGACCCGGGCAAGAGCAAGGGCTCCTCCAGCGCCGACTCCGGGGTGCACTCCACCTACTGGCCCGAGATGTCCGACACCGAGGTCCCGCCGCTGGACATCGGCTGGtccggcagcagcagccagtaCAAGGGGGCGACCCGCGTGTCCGTGtacacccacccccccaaagAGTCCGGGCCCCACATCAAGGAGGTCGTGAGGAGACTGATCCAAGAATCACACAAG GTGGTGGCCATAGTCATGGACCTCCTGACGGACCTGCAGATCCTTCAGGACCTGCTGGATGCCTCGTCGCGACGCGGGGTGGCCGTCTACACTGTGCTGGAGGCCAGGGGAGTGCCCCACTTCCTGGATATGTGCGCTCGGCTGCAGATTAATGCGGTGCATCTGCGG AACCTCCGTGTGCGGATGGTGAAAGGTGCAGGACTGCCCATGTCGTTTGGAAAACTGCCTGGCTCCCTGTGCTCCAAATACATGTTGGTGGACGGAGAGAAAGTTATGTTTGGCTCTTACAG CTTCACTTGGACTTCGTCTCGGATCGACAGGAACACGATCACAGTGATGTCAGGACAAATCGTGGACTTCTTCGACAACGACTTCAGGGAACTTTACGCTGTGTCTGAACAGGTGGACCTCTACAAGGAATTCAACATCACCAAGCCACCCATCCCTGCGCCAAAGCCAAAGGTGGAGAAAACCGTACCTCTGTCAGTCTCCACATCTCGCTTTCAAGTGTCAGTCGGGGACTCCAAGCATATCAACCTGAAGGTGCCAGCTCATAAATATCACAATCCGAAATACTCTCTGGTTTTCGGGAACAGCATGGGCCACACAGGTTCCCTACAAAACCTTTCGACTCATACGGACTCGCTGCTCggagagaaccagagaaacGGCCTGCAGAGAAACTTCCTTCCCCCCagcagagaaaaggaggaaatagTGTCCCCGCAAAGTCCGGCTCCactcacagaggaggaaggaaaaggaagcTTGAAGAATAACCTGTTCCCCGGCACGAAAAAACAGCGCAGCTCCTTCAGGCACTTCCTAAAAGGCAGAGGAGCCAACCAGTGCACAGAGACTATAAAGGAAGGAATAGTCACTCCTCAGAGCCCCTTGCCTTCCCCGAAAGTTTCCGAGACCAAAGACATTGTCGGAGATGAGGTGGAGGACTCATTCGACGTCATCATTGAGAAACCAGGTGCACTgaaatccaaaataaaaaagccGCCAAAGGTCATGCAGAGGAGCATGTCTCTGCAGACCATCAACACAGGAGATGAAGACG GGCTGAAAAGCCGGCGGCGTAATCAGAAGAAGAACTGCATCCAGTCATGA